In one window of Carassius auratus strain Wakin unplaced genomic scaffold, ASM336829v1 scaf_tig00214234, whole genome shotgun sequence DNA:
- the LOC113091578 gene encoding uncharacterized protein LOC113091578, whose protein sequence is MDEVEQLREQIRQLQADNGRLQQQQPPPPQPDNSANPANPVSHERMMYLPRERKCPVFRGRVGIDIVEWVEEVEVCARTRRLGALDKAYFMFDHLDGEAKDEIRYRPRADRENPERIANILKELYGCSQSYVALQESFFSRKQLDGESLQEYSHALFSLMDKVKQVSPDSVPQFDMLLRDQFAEHVIDSDLRRELKRLVRQTPGMSMLEVRAAAIRWECEGRPSDFNRGRSHSVPSLCAMQYSKTQPSRASSPISMASSEMAELRSMLLKQQEQINHLTSALTTLQGVARPAYSNRPSLVSRPSTVICRRCLKPGHYARECNNERVVAPNYIPQAQAQANVVSVSQSEN, encoded by the coding sequence ATGGACGAAGTTGAACAGCTGAGAGAACAGATCCGTCAGCTGCAGGCAGATAATGGCCGCCTGCAGCAGCAGCAACCACCGCCGCCTCAGCCGGACAATTCCGCCAACCCTGCTAACCCTGTGTCCCATGAACGGATGATGTATCTCCCTAGGGAACGGAAGTGTCCTGTATTCCGGGGTAGGGTGGGTATTGACATTGTGGAGTGGGTGGAAGAGGTGGAGGTCTGTGCGCGTACTAGACGTTTGGGTGCACTTGACAAAGCTTATTTTATGTTTGATCATCTGGATGGGGAGGCTAAAGATGAGATTCGCTATAGGCCAAGGGCAGATCGGGAAAACCCGGAAAGAATTGCAAATATTCTCAAAGAACTTTATGGGTGTTCCCAGTCTTATGTTGCCTTACAAGAAAGTTTCTTTTCTAGAAAACAATTAGATGGTGAATCTTTACAAGAATATTCACATGCTCTCTTTTCTCTGATGGATAAAGTTAAACAGGTCTCCCCTGATTCAGTAccccagtttgacatgttgctcCGTGACCAGTTTGCAGAGCACGTTATTGACTCGGACCTCCGCAGGGAGTTGAAGAGGCTTGTCCGTCAGACCCCAGGGATGTCCATGCTAGAAGTGCGTGCTGCTGCCATCCGGTGGGAGTGTGAGGGCAGGCCCAGTGACTTCAATAGGGGTAGGAGTCATTCAGTTCCCTCTCTTTGCGCTATGCAGTACTCCAAGACTCAGCCAAGCAGAGCTTCATCGCCCATTAGTATGGCAAGTTCAGAAATGGCAGAGCTGCGGTCTATGTTGCTGAAGCAACAAGAACAGATCAACCACTTAACTAGTGCCTTAACTACTTTGCAAGGAGTAGCTCGCCCAGCCTATTCCAATCGTCCCTCTCTAGTTAGTCGGCCGTCAACTGTCATTTGTAGGCGATGCTTAAAACCTGGTCACTACGCTCGAGAGTGTAACAATGAGAGAGTAGTAGCTCCTAATTACATCCCCCAGGCCCAAGCTCAGGCTAATGTTGTCTCAGTTTCTCAGTCGGAAAACTAG